In one window of Nakamurella sp. PAMC28650 DNA:
- a CDS encoding DNA-directed RNA polymerase subunit beta', giving the protein MLDVNFFDEIRIGLAAADDIRTWSHGEVKKPETINYRTLKPEKDGLFCEKIFGPTRDWECACGKYKRVRFKGIICERCGVEVTRAKVRRERMGHIELAAPVTHIWYFKGVPSRLGYLLDLAPKDLEKIIYFAAYLITSVEDEQRHNDLPTIEAEMSVERKNLENARDADIDARAKKLEADLAELEAEGAKSDVRRKVREGGEREQRQIRDRAQREIDKLDEVLDLFKKLKVRDLIIDEILYRELQDRFGDYFQGGMGAEALKKIIADFDIDNEATSLRDTIKNGKGQRKIRAIKRLKVVAAFQSTNNSPLGMVLDCVPVIPPELRPMVQLDGGRFATSDLNDLYRRVINRNNRLKRLIDLGAPEIIVNNEKRMLQEAVDALFDNGRRGRPVTGPGNRPLKSLSDLLKGKQGRFRQNLLGKRVDYSGRSVIVVGPQLQLHQCGLPKLMALELFKPFVMKRLVDLNHAQNIKSAKRMVERQRPQVWDVLEEVIDSHPVLLNRAPTLHRLGIQAFEPMLVEGKAIQLHPLVCAAFNADFDGDQMAVHLPLSAEAQAEARVLMLSSNNILSPASGKPLAMPSLDLVTGLYYLCGLDENAVGSHHILAGELEEAKDQLRSYSSPAEALMALDRGEISVRTPINIRLHGVVPTPGVELPEDWKSGDAWTVSSTLGRVLFNELLPTGYPFVNQELPKKVQASIVNDLAEHYPMSLVAQTLDKLKEAGFHWATRSGMTVAIGDVIIPASKPAILAKYDGQAETVEKAYQRGNLSPEERREDLVKIWEAATKEIEAAIPPAYPKDNPVYILVAAGAAGNWIQVRSLAGMKGVVANSKGVQIPRPIRNSFREGLSVLEYFINTHSARKGLADTALRTAESGYLTRRLVDVSQDVIVRESDCGTERGVDLPIAAVGPDGVLRPDEFVETSIQARVLAVDAVDAAGNVVVPAGTDMREWHVASAVEAGITTLKMRSVLTCEAAVGTCAVCYGRSLATGLLVDVGEAVGVVAAQSIGEPGTQLTMRTFHTGAASGSSDITQGLPRVQELFEARIPKGKAPIADAAGRIRIEDSDKFFKITITPDDGSEEVVYDKLPKTQRLATISVDGSERLLIDGDTVAVGQHLLEGNVDPHEVLRVMGPRRVQLHLVREVQEVYRSQGVSIHDKHIEVIVRQMLRRVTIIDSGSTEFLPGAVIERKEFELQNRRILAEGGEAAAGRPALMGITKASLATDSWLSAASFQETTRVLTDAAINAKSDKLVGLKENVIIGKLIPAGTGIARYRDIAVQPTEEARSAAYSMSAFDDTYYGSDTFGVSAGTAVPLDDYDMGRDYR; this is encoded by the coding sequence GTGCTCGACGTCAATTTCTTCGACGAGATCCGTATCGGCCTGGCGGCCGCCGACGACATCCGTACCTGGTCCCACGGCGAGGTCAAGAAGCCGGAGACCATCAACTACCGCACCCTCAAGCCCGAGAAGGACGGACTCTTCTGCGAGAAGATCTTCGGCCCGACCCGGGACTGGGAATGTGCCTGTGGCAAGTACAAGCGTGTCCGGTTCAAGGGCATCATCTGCGAGCGCTGCGGCGTCGAGGTCACCCGCGCCAAGGTGCGTCGCGAGCGGATGGGCCACATCGAGCTGGCCGCTCCGGTCACCCACATCTGGTACTTCAAGGGTGTTCCCAGCCGGCTGGGTTACCTGCTCGACCTGGCCCCGAAGGATCTCGAGAAGATCATCTACTTCGCGGCCTACCTGATCACCTCCGTCGAGGACGAGCAGCGTCACAACGACCTGCCCACCATCGAGGCCGAGATGTCGGTCGAGCGCAAGAACCTGGAGAACGCCCGCGACGCCGACATCGACGCCCGCGCCAAGAAGCTCGAGGCCGACCTGGCCGAGCTCGAGGCCGAGGGTGCGAAATCGGACGTTCGGCGGAAAGTCAGAGAGGGTGGCGAGCGCGAGCAGCGCCAGATCCGCGACCGCGCACAGCGTGAGATCGACAAGCTGGACGAGGTCCTCGACCTGTTCAAGAAGCTCAAGGTCCGCGACCTGATCATCGACGAGATCCTCTACCGCGAACTGCAGGATCGCTTCGGCGACTACTTCCAGGGCGGCATGGGTGCCGAGGCGCTCAAGAAGATCATCGCCGATTTCGACATCGACAACGAGGCGACCTCGCTGCGCGACACGATCAAGAACGGCAAGGGCCAGCGCAAGATCCGCGCGATCAAGCGTCTCAAGGTCGTCGCCGCGTTCCAGTCGACGAACAACTCGCCGCTGGGCATGGTGCTGGACTGCGTCCCGGTCATCCCGCCGGAGCTCCGCCCGATGGTGCAGCTGGACGGTGGCCGCTTCGCGACCTCCGACCTCAACGACCTGTACCGCCGCGTCATCAACCGCAACAACCGGTTGAAGCGGCTGATCGACCTCGGCGCGCCCGAGATCATCGTCAACAACGAGAAGCGGATGCTCCAGGAGGCCGTCGACGCACTGTTCGACAACGGTCGTCGCGGTCGTCCGGTGACCGGTCCGGGCAACCGCCCGCTCAAGTCGCTGTCCGATCTGCTCAAGGGCAAGCAGGGCCGGTTCCGTCAGAACCTGCTCGGCAAGCGCGTCGACTACTCCGGCCGTTCGGTCATCGTCGTCGGCCCGCAGCTGCAGCTGCACCAGTGCGGTCTGCCCAAGCTGATGGCGCTCGAGCTGTTCAAGCCGTTTGTGATGAAGCGTCTGGTCGACCTGAACCACGCGCAGAACATCAAGTCCGCCAAGCGGATGGTCGAGCGCCAGCGCCCGCAGGTGTGGGACGTCCTCGAAGAGGTCATCGACTCGCACCCGGTGCTGTTGAACAGAGCACCCACGCTCCACAGATTGGGCATCCAGGCCTTCGAGCCGATGCTCGTCGAGGGCAAGGCCATCCAGCTGCACCCGCTGGTCTGCGCCGCGTTCAACGCCGACTTCGACGGTGACCAGATGGCAGTCCACCTGCCGCTGTCCGCCGAGGCCCAGGCCGAGGCCCGCGTGCTGATGCTCTCGAGCAACAACATCCTGTCCCCGGCGTCCGGCAAGCCGCTCGCCATGCCGTCCCTCGACCTCGTCACCGGCCTGTACTACCTGTGCGGGCTCGACGAGAACGCGGTCGGATCACACCACATCCTGGCCGGCGAACTGGAAGAGGCCAAGGACCAGCTGCGGTCCTACTCCTCACCGGCCGAGGCCCTGATGGCCCTGGACCGCGGTGAGATCTCCGTCCGGACGCCGATCAACATCCGTCTGCACGGCGTCGTCCCCACCCCCGGGGTCGAACTGCCCGAGGACTGGAAGTCCGGCGACGCCTGGACGGTCAGCAGCACCCTGGGCCGGGTCCTGTTCAACGAGCTGCTGCCCACGGGCTACCCGTTCGTCAACCAGGAGCTGCCGAAGAAGGTGCAGGCCTCGATCGTCAACGATCTGGCCGAGCACTACCCGATGTCCCTGGTCGCGCAGACCCTGGACAAGCTGAAGGAAGCCGGCTTCCACTGGGCCACCCGCTCGGGCATGACCGTCGCCATCGGCGACGTCATCATCCCGGCGTCCAAGCCCGCGATCCTGGCCAAGTACGACGGCCAGGCCGAGACCGTGGAGAAGGCCTACCAGCGGGGCAACCTCTCGCCGGAAGAGCGTCGTGAGGATCTGGTCAAGATCTGGGAGGCGGCCACCAAGGAGATCGAGGCGGCCATCCCGCCGGCCTACCCGAAGGACAACCCGGTCTACATCCTGGTGGCCGCCGGTGCCGCCGGTAACTGGATCCAGGTCCGTTCGCTGGCCGGCATGAAGGGCGTCGTCGCCAACTCCAAGGGCGTCCAGATCCCGCGGCCGATCCGGAACTCGTTCCGCGAGGGCCTGTCGGTGCTGGAGTACTTCATCAACACCCACTCGGCCCGCAAGGGTCTGGCCGACACGGCGCTGCGTACCGCAGAGTCGGGTTACCTGACCCGCCGTCTGGTCGACGTGTCGCAGGATGTCATCGTCCGCGAGTCGGACTGTGGTACCGAGCGCGGCGTCGATCTGCCGATCGCGGCCGTCGGACCCGACGGTGTGTTGCGGCCCGACGAGTTCGTCGAGACCTCGATCCAGGCCAGGGTGCTGGCCGTCGACGCCGTCGACGCCGCTGGGAACGTCGTCGTCCCGGCCGGGACCGACATGCGCGAATGGCACGTGGCATCGGCCGTCGAGGCCGGTATCACGACGCTGAAGATGCGTTCGGTGCTGACCTGTGAGGCTGCCGTCGGCACCTGTGCCGTCTGCTACGGACGGTCGCTGGCCACCGGGTTGCTCGTCGACGTCGGTGAGGCTGTCGGTGTCGTCGCCGCGCAGTCCATCGGTGAGCCGGGTACCCAGCTGACCATGCGTACCTTCCACACCGGTGCCGCCTCGGGGTCCTCGGACATCACCCAGGGTCTGCCTCGTGTCCAGGAGTTGTTCGAGGCCCGTATCCCGAAGGGCAAGGCGCCGATCGCGGACGCCGCCGGACGGATCCGGATCGAGGACTCGGACAAGTTCTTCAAGATCACCATCACCCCGGACGACGGCAGCGAAGAGGTCGTCTACGACAAGCTGCCGAAGACGCAGCGCCTGGCCACCATCTCGGTCGATGGTTCCGAGCGTCTGCTGATCGACGGCGACACGGTGGCGGTCGGGCAGCACCTGCTCGAGGGCAACGTGGACCCGCACGAGGTTCTCCGCGTGATGGGCCCGCGTCGGGTGCAGTTGCACCTCGTCCGCGAGGTCCAGGAGGTCTACCGCAGCCAGGGTGTGTCGATCCACGACAAGCACATCGAGGTCATCGTGCGGCAGATGCTCCGTCGCGTGACGATCATCGATTCCGGTTCGACCGAGTTCCTGCCGGGTGCGGTGATCGAGCGCAAGGAGTTCGAGCTGCAGAACCGTCGGATCCTGGCCGAAGGCGGCGAAGCTGCTGCCGGACGTCCGGCGCTGATGGGGATCACCAAGGCGTCACTGGCCACCGACTCGTGGCTCTCGGCCGCCTCCTTCCAGGAGACGACCAGGGTCCTGACGGACGCGGCGATCAACGCCAAGTCCGACAAGCTGGTGGGTCTGAAGGAGAACGTCATCATCGGCAAGCTGATCCCGGCCGGTACGGGCATCGCCCGCTACCGCGACATCGCGGTGCAGCCGACCGAAGAGGCGCGGTCCGCCGCGTACTCGATGTCCGCCTTCGACGACACCTACTACGGCAGCGACACCTTCGGTGTCTCGGCCGGTACCGCGGTGCCGCTGGACGACTACGACATGGGACGCGACTACCGCTGA
- a CDS encoding sigma-70 family RNA polymerase sigma factor — protein MRALHDEHAPALWSFVLGLTSGDRGRAEDIVQETLLRAWRRPELMSEDDSHHNVSVRSWLFTVARNIVVDQWRAKGRRPESLMDRVPEQLGPDNTDAALQSMLVSEALRRLTAEHRAVLLECYFRGSTAAQAAGRLGIPLGTVKSRNHYALHALRLALQEMGVVT, from the coding sequence ATGCGGGCTCTGCACGACGAGCACGCGCCCGCGCTGTGGTCCTTCGTCCTCGGACTGACCAGCGGCGATCGCGGCCGGGCCGAGGACATCGTCCAGGAGACACTGCTGCGGGCCTGGCGGCGTCCCGAGTTGATGTCGGAGGACGACAGCCATCACAACGTGTCCGTCCGCAGCTGGCTCTTCACCGTCGCCCGCAACATCGTCGTCGACCAGTGGCGCGCGAAGGGCCGGCGACCGGAATCCCTGATGGACCGCGTGCCGGAGCAACTCGGCCCGGACAACACCGATGCGGCGCTGCAGTCGATGCTCGTCTCCGAGGCGTTGCGCCGGCTGACCGCCGAGCATCGGGCGGTTCTGCTCGAGTGCTACTTCCGGGGAAGCACCGCGGCCCAGGCGGCGGGCCGCCTCGGTATTCCACTCGGTACGGTGAAATCCAGGAACCACTACGCGCTGCATGCATTGCGCCTGGCGCTCCAGGAGATGGGGGTGGTCACATGA
- a CDS encoding mannitol dehydrogenase family protein, which translates to MAQLESATPLDATTLARIGETVPVPTYDRSKVSTGVVHFGVGGFHRAHQAMYLDRLMTQGKAMDWGICGVGVMPFDVRMQQVMDTQDCLYTLVLKDPDGSWEPRVIGSIVQYLFAPDDPDAVIEKMADPSTRIVSMTVTEGGYNFHQVTGRFDATNPAVAADLVPGAVPTTTFGLITEALVRRRARGLAPFTIMSCDNIQGNGHVAHEVFTAYARLREAASTQDAHSRGLGDWVDTQVHFPNSMVDRITPVTTDDDRAAISDRFGIQDGWPVVCEPFTQWVLEDNFSLGRPPLEDVGVQVVDDVEPYELMKLRLLNASHQALCYFGYLAGYRLVHEVCQDPLFARFLLGYMDYEATPTLEPVPGIDLEDYKHQLISRFSNAGVRDTLARLCAESSDRIPKWLLAVIRANLATGGPIALSCAVVASWARYAEGVDEQGAPIEVVDRLADRLKAAARRQRTEPLAFVADRELFGDLVDDPAFTHAYLAALDSLHQVGARATLEKLVTLIPA; encoded by the coding sequence ATGGCCCAGCTCGAATCCGCCACCCCGCTCGATGCGACCACCCTGGCACGTATCGGCGAGACGGTTCCCGTCCCGACCTACGACCGCAGCAAGGTGAGTACCGGGGTGGTGCACTTCGGGGTCGGCGGGTTCCACCGCGCCCATCAGGCCATGTATCTCGATCGCCTGATGACGCAGGGCAAGGCGATGGACTGGGGCATCTGCGGGGTGGGCGTGATGCCGTTCGACGTCCGCATGCAGCAGGTCATGGACACCCAGGACTGTCTGTACACGCTGGTGCTCAAGGATCCGGACGGCTCCTGGGAACCGCGGGTGATCGGTTCGATCGTCCAGTACCTGTTCGCTCCTGACGATCCGGACGCCGTCATCGAGAAGATGGCCGATCCGTCCACCAGGATCGTCTCGATGACCGTCACGGAGGGCGGCTACAACTTCCACCAGGTGACCGGCAGGTTCGACGCCACCAATCCGGCGGTGGCCGCCGATCTGGTGCCCGGCGCGGTGCCGACCACGACGTTCGGTCTGATCACGGAGGCGCTGGTGCGCCGCCGCGCCCGCGGTCTCGCCCCGTTCACGATCATGAGCTGCGACAACATCCAGGGCAACGGCCATGTCGCCCACGAGGTGTTCACCGCCTACGCCCGACTGCGCGAGGCCGCGAGCACCCAGGACGCCCACAGCCGGGGCCTCGGGGACTGGGTCGACACCCAGGTGCATTTCCCCAACTCCATGGTGGACCGGATCACGCCGGTCACCACCGACGACGACCGCGCCGCGATCAGCGACCGTTTCGGCATCCAGGACGGCTGGCCGGTCGTCTGCGAACCGTTCACCCAATGGGTACTGGAGGACAACTTCAGCCTGGGCCGCCCGCCGCTGGAGGACGTCGGTGTGCAGGTGGTCGACGACGTCGAGCCGTACGAGCTGATGAAGCTGCGGCTTCTCAACGCCAGCCACCAGGCCCTGTGCTACTTCGGCTACCTGGCCGGCTACCGGCTGGTGCACGAGGTCTGCCAGGACCCGCTGTTCGCGCGATTCCTGTTGGGATACATGGACTACGAGGCCACGCCGACCTTGGAGCCGGTCCCGGGGATCGATCTGGAGGACTACAAGCACCAGCTCATCTCGCGCTTCTCCAATGCCGGTGTGCGCGACACCCTCGCGCGGTTGTGCGCCGAGAGCTCCGACCGGATCCCGAAGTGGCTGCTCGCCGTGATCCGGGCGAACCTGGCGACCGGTGGCCCGATCGCGCTGTCCTGCGCGGTGGTCGCCAGCTGGGCCCGCTATGCCGAGGGTGTCGACGAGCAGGGTGCGCCGATCGAGGTGGTCGACCGCCTTGCCGACCGGCTGAAGGCTGCCGCTCGGCGTCAGCGGACCGAACCCCTGGCCTTCGTCGCCGACCGCGAACTCTTCGGCGATCTGGTCGACGATCCAGCGTTCACCCACGCCTATCTGGCGGCCTTGGACTCGTTGCACCAGGTCGGCGCACGGGCCACCCTGGAGAAGCTGGTCACCCTGATCCCGGCCTGA
- a CDS encoding ubiquinol-cytochrome c reductase iron-sulfur subunit, which yields MTTPLTAGNTAVVAATDPNTLLDPNLADPPLGAPGAGHRTSRRDVLVAAGLGAGALTLAACGSSSTAAAPVSSASSAAAAAPSSAAPTSPAAAASGAGAPTGNTLVALSTVPVGGAVAATDANGKPIIVAQPTAGKVVAFSAICTHKQCTVKVAGADLDCPCHGSKYNALTGAVINGPAPSPLAPVSVSVSGGNVVAT from the coding sequence ATGACGACTCCACTCACCGCCGGAAACACCGCCGTTGTTGCCGCCACCGACCCGAACACCCTGTTGGATCCGAATCTGGCCGACCCGCCGCTGGGGGCTCCCGGGGCCGGCCACCGGACGTCACGACGCGATGTGCTGGTGGCCGCCGGACTCGGAGCGGGAGCACTCACGCTCGCGGCCTGCGGGAGCTCGAGCACGGCTGCCGCGCCGGTGTCCTCCGCATCGTCGGCCGCCGCGGCTGCTCCGTCGTCGGCGGCACCCACGTCACCCGCGGCCGCGGCGTCCGGTGCCGGCGCTCCGACCGGGAACACGCTGGTGGCGCTGAGCACGGTGCCGGTCGGGGGCGCCGTCGCCGCCACCGATGCCAACGGCAAGCCGATCATCGTGGCGCAGCCGACCGCGGGCAAGGTGGTGGCGTTCAGTGCCATCTGCACGCACAAGCAGTGCACCGTCAAGGTGGCCGGAGCGGATCTGGACTGCCCGTGCCACGGATCCAAGTACAACGCGTTGACCGGCGCCGTCATCAACGGCCCCGCCCCGTCGCCGCTCGCACCGGTCTCGGTGTCCGTCAGCGGAGGCAATGTCGTCGCCACCTGA
- a CDS encoding anti-sigma factor produces the protein MNGHAPASHLCLDDASYVLGALSPAERQVFEKHLATCPACQASVARLAGLPGLLALTSLDETSGEQPPVPQTLLPNLLAVAARERRRRRWVWTGSMVAAAACVVALVVVVVVRGPGRDSTALPPLPPAIPMQQVVAGPMNATVQLVDKQWGTSIVVNCEYAGARADGGSYQLVVFDRSGKEQLAGNWTSVAGGGSTVWTSSSLRLSQISRVEVQWPNGKPVLTVVPHHA, from the coding sequence ATGAACGGGCACGCCCCGGCGTCACACCTGTGTCTGGACGATGCCTCCTACGTCCTGGGAGCGCTGTCGCCCGCCGAGCGGCAGGTCTTCGAGAAGCACCTGGCCACCTGCCCGGCCTGCCAGGCCTCGGTCGCCAGGCTGGCCGGCCTCCCCGGCCTCCTTGCGCTGACCTCTCTCGACGAAACCTCCGGTGAGCAACCCCCGGTGCCTCAGACCCTGCTCCCGAACCTCCTGGCCGTGGCCGCGCGCGAGCGTCGCCGACGGCGGTGGGTCTGGACCGGATCGATGGTGGCCGCGGCTGCCTGCGTGGTGGCGTTGGTGGTCGTCGTGGTGGTTCGAGGACCGGGCCGTGATTCGACGGCGCTGCCACCCCTGCCCCCAGCGATCCCCATGCAGCAGGTGGTCGCCGGCCCCATGAATGCGACGGTCCAACTCGTCGACAAGCAGTGGGGAACCAGCATCGTGGTCAACTGCGAGTACGCAGGCGCCCGTGCCGACGGCGGGAGCTACCAGCTGGTCGTCTTCGACCGGAGCGGCAAGGAGCAGCTGGCCGGCAACTGGACCTCGGTGGCCGGTGGCGGGTCAACGGTCTGGACCTCGAGCTCCCTGCGGCTGAGCCAGATCAGCCGGGTCGAGGTCCAGTGGCCCAATGGCAAGCCGGTGCTGACCGTCGTCCCGCACCACGCGTGA
- a CDS encoding DNA-directed RNA polymerase subunit beta, with product MAVTSSPKTTTSTSGGPVKRVSFAKLREPLEVPNLLALQTESFEWLVGAKAWKDRQAEPTPSGLDEILEEISPIEDFSGNLSLSFMDPRFDDVKANEEECRDKDMTYSAPLFVTAEFMNAETGEIKSQTVFMGDFPMMTSKGTFIINGTERVVVSQLVRSPGVYFDRTLDKTAGKEVFAVKVIPSRGAWLEFDIDKRDTIGVRIDRKRRQPVTVLLKALGWDTERIREKFAWSPVLLATLEKDHIAGTDEALLDIYRKLRPGEPPTKESAQALLENLFFKDKRYDLAKVGRYKLNKKLGLNSPTSVGTLTEDDLISTVEYLLRLHDGQDSWTIRGQNLPVETDDIDHFGNRRLRTVGELIQNQIRVGLSRMERVVRERMTTQDVEAITPQTLINIRPVVASIKEFFGTSQLSQFMDQTNPLAGLTHKRRLSALGPGGLSRDRASLEVRDVHSSHYGRMCPIETPEGPNIGLIGSLATFARVNPFGFIETPYRKVEAGTVTDEINYLTADEEDRYVIAQANAKLDSAGHFSEPRVLVRRKGGEVDQVTPDEVSYMDVSPRQTVSVATAMIPFLEHDEANRALMGANMQRQSVPLLRSESPLVGTGMEARAAVDAGDVVIAEKSGVVEEATADYVSVMADDGTHRTYRLHKFRRSNQGTSFNQKPIVDEGQRVEAGQVLADGPCTDGGEMALGKNLLVAFMPWEGHNYEDAIILSQRIVQDDVLTSIHIEEHEIDARDTKLGPEEITRDIPNVSEDVLADLDERGIIRIGAEVQDGDVLVGKVTPKGETELTPEERLLRAIFGEKAREVRDTSLKVPHGETGKVIGIRVFNREEDGAELPPGVNELVRVYVAQKRKIQDGDKLAGRHGNKGVIGKILPQEDMPFLADGTPVDIVLNPHGVPRRMNVGQILETHLGWVASQGWDIEGTPQWAQYLEDSARSAGAFTRTATPVFDGATEEEIIGLLGSTTPTRDGERLVKTDGKALLMDGRTGEPFPYPVAVGYMYIIKLLHLVDDKIHARSTGPYSMITQQPLGGKAQFGGQRFGEMECWAMQAYGAAYTLQELLTIKSDDIVGRVKVYEAIVKGENIPEPGIPESFKVLLKELQALCLNVEVLSSDGATIEMRDTDDDDLERAAANLGINLSRNESASVDELVN from the coding sequence TTGGCAGTCACGAGTTCGCCCAAGACCACCACTTCGACCTCAGGGGGACCCGTCAAACGGGTTTCTTTCGCGAAGCTTCGCGAGCCCCTCGAGGTACCGAATCTTCTCGCCCTGCAGACCGAGTCATTCGAATGGCTCGTGGGCGCGAAGGCCTGGAAGGATCGGCAAGCGGAGCCGACCCCCAGTGGCCTCGACGAGATCCTCGAAGAGATCTCCCCGATCGAGGATTTCTCCGGGAACCTCTCCCTCTCGTTCATGGATCCCCGGTTCGATGACGTCAAGGCGAACGAGGAGGAGTGCCGCGACAAGGACATGACCTACTCGGCGCCGCTCTTCGTCACCGCCGAGTTCATGAACGCCGAAACCGGTGAGATCAAGTCCCAGACCGTCTTCATGGGTGACTTCCCCATGATGACGAGCAAGGGCACCTTCATCATCAACGGCACCGAGCGTGTCGTCGTCTCCCAGCTGGTCCGCTCCCCGGGTGTGTACTTCGACCGGACGCTGGACAAGACCGCGGGCAAAGAGGTGTTCGCCGTCAAGGTGATCCCCTCCCGCGGTGCCTGGCTCGAGTTCGACATCGACAAGCGCGACACCATCGGCGTCCGCATCGACCGCAAGCGCCGCCAGCCGGTCACCGTGCTGCTGAAGGCGCTGGGCTGGGACACCGAGCGCATCCGCGAGAAGTTCGCCTGGTCGCCGGTCCTGCTGGCCACCCTGGAGAAGGACCACATCGCCGGTACCGACGAGGCCCTCCTGGACATCTACCGCAAGCTGCGCCCGGGCGAGCCGCCGACAAAGGAATCCGCGCAGGCCCTGCTGGAGAACCTGTTCTTCAAGGACAAGCGCTACGACCTCGCCAAGGTCGGTCGTTACAAGCTCAACAAGAAGCTCGGCCTCAACTCGCCGACCTCGGTGGGCACGCTCACCGAGGACGACCTGATCTCCACGGTCGAGTACCTGCTGCGCCTGCACGACGGCCAGGACTCCTGGACCATCCGTGGCCAGAATCTGCCCGTCGAGACCGACGACATCGACCACTTCGGCAACCGTCGCCTTCGTACCGTCGGCGAGCTCATCCAGAACCAGATCCGGGTCGGTCTGTCCCGGATGGAGCGCGTCGTCCGCGAGCGGATGACGACGCAGGACGTCGAGGCCATCACGCCGCAGACCCTGATCAACATCCGTCCGGTCGTCGCCTCCATCAAGGAGTTCTTCGGCACCTCGCAGCTGTCGCAGTTCATGGACCAGACCAACCCGCTGGCCGGTCTGACCCACAAGCGCCGGCTGTCCGCCCTCGGGCCGGGAGGTCTGTCCCGCGACCGCGCCTCCCTCGAGGTCCGTGACGTCCACTCCAGCCACTACGGCCGGATGTGCCCCATCGAGACCCCTGAAGGCCCGAACATCGGCCTGATCGGGTCGCTGGCGACCTTCGCCAGGGTCAACCCGTTCGGTTTCATCGAGACCCCGTACCGCAAGGTCGAGGCCGGCACCGTCACCGATGAGATCAACTACCTGACCGCTGACGAGGAGGACCGCTACGTCATCGCCCAGGCCAACGCCAAGCTGGACAGCGCAGGTCACTTCAGCGAGCCGCGCGTGCTGGTGCGTCGCAAGGGCGGCGAGGTCGACCAGGTCACCCCCGACGAGGTGTCCTACATGGACGTGTCTCCGCGGCAGACGGTCTCCGTCGCCACCGCGATGATCCCGTTCCTGGAGCACGACGAGGCCAACCGTGCGCTGATGGGCGCCAACATGCAGCGTCAGTCCGTTCCCCTGCTGCGCAGCGAGTCTCCGCTGGTCGGCACGGGAATGGAAGCACGCGCCGCGGTGGACGCGGGCGACGTCGTCATCGCCGAGAAGTCGGGTGTCGTCGAAGAGGCGACCGCCGACTACGTCTCGGTGATGGCCGACGACGGCACGCATCGCACCTACCGGCTGCACAAGTTCCGCCGCTCCAACCAGGGCACCAGCTTCAACCAGAAGCCGATCGTCGACGAAGGACAGCGGGTCGAGGCCGGACAGGTCCTTGCGGACGGTCCCTGCACCGACGGTGGCGAGATGGCGCTGGGCAAGAACCTGCTCGTCGCCTTCATGCCCTGGGAAGGTCACAACTACGAAGACGCGATCATCCTGAGCCAGCGCATCGTCCAGGACGACGTGCTCACCTCGATCCACATCGAGGAGCACGAGATCGACGCCCGCGACACGAAGCTCGGGCCGGAGGAGATCACCCGGGACATCCCGAACGTCTCCGAGGACGTGCTCGCCGACCTCGACGAGCGCGGCATCATCCGGATCGGTGCCGAGGTCCAGGACGGCGACGTCCTGGTCGGGAAGGTCACGCCCAAGGGTGAGACCGAGCTGACCCCGGAGGAGCGCCTGCTCCGTGCGATCTTCGGCGAGAAGGCGCGCGAAGTGCGCGACACCTCGCTCAAGGTGCCCCACGGCGAGACCGGCAAGGTGATCGGCATCCGCGTCTTCAACCGTGAAGAGGACGGCGCGGAGCTGCCCCCGGGCGTCAACGAACTGGTCCGCGTGTACGTGGCGCAGAAGCGGAAGATCCAGGACGGCGACAAGCTCGCCGGCCGGCACGGCAACAAGGGCGTCATCGGCAAGATCCTCCCGCAGGAGGACATGCCGTTCCTCGCCGACGGCACCCCGGTGGACATCGTGCTCAACCCGCACGGTGTGCCGCGACGGATGAACGTCGGTCAGATCCTGGAGACACATCTGGGCTGGGTGGCTTCTCAGGGCTGGGACATCGAGGGAACGCCGCAGTGGGCGCAGTACCTCGAGGACTCCGCCCGCTCGGCCGGTGCATTCACCCGCACCGCCACGCCGGTGTTCGACGGCGCCACCGAGGAGGAGATCATCGGGCTGCTCGGCTCGACGACCCCCACCCGCGACGGCGAGCGTCTGGTGAAGACCGACGGGAAGGCCCTCCTGATGGACGGCCGGACCGGTGAGCCCTTCCCGTACCCGGTGGCCGTCGGCTACATGTACATCATCAAGTTGCTCCACCTGGTGGACGACAAGATCCACGCCCGGTCGACGGGTCCGTACTCGATGATCACCCAGCAGCCGCTCGGCGGTAAGGCCCAGTTCGGTGGCCAGCGCTTCGGTGAGATGGAGTGCTGGGCCATGCAGGCCTACGGCGCGGCGTACACGCTGCAGGAGCTCCTCACCATCAAGTCCGACGACATCGTGGGCCGCGTCAAGGTCTACGAAGCCATCGTCAAGGGCGAGAACATCCCGGAGCCGGGTATCCCCGAGTCGTTCAAGGTGCTGCTCAAGGAACTCCAGGCCCTGTGCCTGAACGTGGAGGTGCTGTCCAGCGACGGCGCCACCATCGAGATGCGCGACACCGACGACGACGATCTCGAGAGGGCTGCGGCCAACCTCGGAATCAACCTGTCCCGCAACGAGTCGGCCTCGGTCGACGAATTGGTGAACTGA